A single region of the Sorghum bicolor cultivar BTx623 chromosome 9, Sorghum_bicolor_NCBIv3, whole genome shotgun sequence genome encodes:
- the LOC8076954 gene encoding protein NRT1/ PTR FAMILY 3.1, with amino-acid sequence MATTTTTVGSKNGEGEQKRREKGGFKTMPFILGNDICDKFASTGFGANFITYLTDQLHMPMVEASILLTNFGGTSSLTPILGALAADSFAGRFWTIIVGSVFYQLGMLGLLVSALLPSLRPSPCSAPPSGAGCQRASGLQLTVLYLSLLCKSVGTGGLRPCVVMFGTDQFDHEPGPGAEQQQQVVTAEAAEAVAERKRRYFNLYFFAMGVASLLALTVVVYIQDNVGWGWGFGIPAIAMFVSIVVFLIGYPLYVRLKPGGSPFTRLAQVAAAAFKKRNAVVPEDTGMLYQDKELDVLISTNGRLLHTNQLTFLDRAAIVTPGDISASGQLDLWRLSTVHRVEELKCIVRLLPIWSAGIMLATVEAHGPFTILQARTMDRHITQHFEIPAATMSIFGTMAFLVSLALYDRAFVPLARRVTGLQSGITYFQRMGIGLAIHILGVATAALVETRRRHAAADHGLLDKPTAVVPLSVFWLVPQFAVNGVAGAFSSVAQLEFLYDQAPESMRSTAAALFWLSSSIGHYLSTVLVTVVQRTTRAHGNDWLQDNINRGRIDNYYWLVTCLMVLNLGYYLICFQFYTTMKPLEMADEKDDHDAECELCALQKNGTGAGGAV; translated from the exons ATGGCAACCACGACGACGACGGTAGGTAGTAAGAATGGAGAAGGAGAGCAGAAGAGGAGGGAGAAGGGAGGCTTCAAGACCATGCCATTCATACTTG GAAACGACATCTGCGACAAGTTCGCCTCGACCGGCTTCGGCGCCAACTTTATCACCTACCTGACGGACCAGCTGCACATGCCGATGGTGGAGGCGTCCATCCTCCTGACCAACTTCGGCGGCACGTCCAGCCTCACGCCCATCCTTGGCGCGCTCGCCGCCGACTCCTTCGCGGGCCGCTTCTGGACCATCATCGTCGGCTCCGTCTTCTACCAGCTCGGCATGCTCGGCCTCCTCGTGTCCGCGCTCCTCCCTTCGCTGCGCCCCTCGCCGTGCTCCGCTCCTCCCAGCGGCGCCGGATGCCAGCGCGCCTCCGGGTTGCAGCTCACCGTGCTCTACCTCTCCCTTCTGTGCAAGTCCGTCGGCACCGGCGGGCTCCGGCCCTGCGTCGTGATGTTCGGCACCGACCAGTTCGACCATGAGCCCGGCCCCGGggcggagcagcagcagcaggtggtCACCGCCGAGGCAGCCGAGGCGGTGGCGGAGCGGAAGCGTCGCTACTTCAACCTCTACTTCTTCGCCATGGGAGTAGCGTCGCTGCTGGCGCTGACGGTGGTGGTGTACATCCAGGACAAcgtggggtgggggtgggggttcGGGATCCCGGCCATCGCCATGTTCGTCTCCATCGTGGTGTTCCTGATCGGGTACCCGCTGTACGTCCGGCTCAAGCCCGGGGGCAGCCCGTTCACGCGGCTCGCGCAGGTGGCCGCCGCCGCGTTCAAGAAGCGCAACGCCGTCGTACCGGAGGACACCGGCATGCTGTACCAGGACAAGGAGCTCGACGTCCTCATCTCCACCAATGGCAGGCTGCTGCACACCAACCAGCTCAC GTTCTTGGACCGGGCAGCGATAGTGACGCCGGGCGACATCTCCGCTTCCGGGCAGCTGGACCTGTGGCGTCTGTCGACGGTGCACCGCGTGGAGGAGCTCAAGTGCATCGTCCGCTTGCTGCCCATCTGGTCAGCCGGGATCATGCTGGCCACCGTTGAAGCGCACGGTCCCTTCACCATCCTGCAGGCGCGCACCATGGACCGGCACATCACCCAGCACTTCGAGATACCAGCGGCGACCATGTCGATCTTCGGGACTATGGCCTTCCTCGTCAGCTTGGCGCTCTACGACCGCGCGTTCGTGCCCCTGGCGCGCCGCGTCACGGGCCTGCAGTCCGGGATCACCTACTTCCAGCGCATGGGCATCGGGCTCGCCATCCACATCCTCGGCGTCGCCACGGCCGCGCTCGTAGAGACCAGGCGCCGCCACGCCGCGGCCGACCACGGGCTCCTGGACAAGCCTACCGCCGTCGTCCCGCTCAGCGTGTTCTGGCTGGTGCCGCAGTTCGCCGTAAACGGCGTCGCCGGCGCCTTCTCGTCGGTGGCGCAACTGGAGTTCCTGTACGACCAGGCGCCCGAGAGCATGCGCAGTACTGCCGCCGCGCTCTTCTGGCTCTCCAGCTCCATCGGGCACTACCTGAGCACGGTGCTCGTCACGGTGGTGCAGCGCACCACGCGCGCCCACGGCAACGACTGGCTCCAGGACAACATCAACCGTGGCAGGATCGACAACTACTACTGGCTCGTCACCTGCCTCATGGTGCTCAACCTTGGCTACTACCTCATCTGCTTCCAATTCTACACCACCATGAAGCCATTGGAAATGGCAGACGAAAAGGACGACCATGACGCAGAGTGTGAGCTCTGCGCACTCCAGAAAAATGGAACCGGTGCAGGAGGTGCGGTGTAA
- the LOC110430468 gene encoding uncharacterized protein LOC110430468, whose product MRNVGSVRSQLFMARELISQLDAAQEHRQLSDEESMFRKELKLRSLGLASLARTIARQRSRIRYLEEGDANTRFFHLQACHRNRKNLIPTLQHDGVCFSANDEKANLFYDYYNGIFGMPFQRQHAIELDGLLPQLDLEGIDACFTEAEVWAAVNDMPPDRAPGPDGFMEGSTEWLGESSGTTLSLHSTPSGPWMRGASTT is encoded by the coding sequence ATGAGGAACGTGGGCAGTGTGCGGTCGCAACTTTTCATGGCCAGAGAGCTCATCTCCCAGcttgacgcagcacaggagcaCAGACAACTTTCAGACGAAGAATCTATGTTCAGGAAAGAACTCAAGTTGCGTTCTCTAGGCTTAGCGTCCTTGGCGCGCACAATTGCTCGGCAACGATCAAGAATTCGTTACCTGGAAGAAGGGGATGCCAATACAAGATTCTTCCACCTTCAGGCGTGTCACAGGAACAGAAAAAACCTCATCCCCACGCTGCAGCATGATGGCGTCTGTTTCTCGGCGAATGATGAAAAGGCCAACCTATTCTATGACTACTACAATGGCATTTTTGGAATGCCGTTTCAACGCCAGCATGCGATTGAGCTTGATGGCTTGCTGCCTCAGCTTGATCTTGAGGGTATTGACGCGTGCTTCACTGAAGCTGAGGTATGGGCAGCGGTGAATGACATGCCGCCTGACCGCGCTCCAGGTCCGGACGGATTCATGGAAGGTTCTACCGAGTGGCTTGGGGAATCATCAGGCACAACCTTGTCGCTGCATTCAACGCCCTCTGGTCCTTGGATGCGCGGAGCTTCCACCACCTGA
- the LOC8085131 gene encoding protein NRT1/ PTR FAMILY 3.1: MGTTTATMDRNNADGGLGRRKKGGFRTMPLILASEVCDRFATAGFSANLITYLTQQLHLPMVEASNTLTNFGGTSAFTPILGAFAADSFAGRFWTIIAGSVVYQFGMIGVVVSALLPSLRPPPCKPPATPCQRASGWQLALLYLSLLLTSLGSGGIRPCVVAFGADQFEQDSSGAAEAAAKAEAERKRRYFNLYFFTMGFAVLLALTVVVYIQENVGWGWGFGIPAIGMFISIVVFLAGYPLYVLLRPGGSPFTRLAQVVAAAFKKRNAAVPEDPGLLYQDKELDALISTNGRLLHTNQLTFFDRAAIVTPGDITPSGQPDLWRLSTVHRVEELKSILRLLPIWSAGIMLATAGSHNYTFTIMQARTMDRHLGPGHFQLPPATLTIFSTAAMLVTLAFYDRVFVPLARRVTGLPSGITYFQRMGIGLAISVLSVASAALVETKRRDAAARHGLLDSPAAVVPISVFWLVPQFAVHGIGDAFSSVAHMEFLYDQAPESMRSSAVALFWLAGSIGSYMGTVLVTAVQSATRGAWLQDNINKGRLDYYYWLVTCIMVLNFGYFLVCFYFYTMKPLEVAGDDNGGDHDKECELSSSSLRKNGGGGTGGGMV; encoded by the exons ATGGGAACCACAACGGCAACAATGGACAGGAATAATGCAGATGGAGGGCTGGgtaggaggaagaagggaggcttcaggaccatgccgctcATACTAG CAAGCGAAGTGTGCGACCGGTTTGCCACGGCCGGCTTCAGCGCCAACCTGATCACGTACCTGACGCAGCAGCTGCACCTCCCGATGGTGGAGGCCTCCAACACGCTGACAAACTTCGGCGGCACCTCCGCCTTCACGCCCATCCTCGGCGCGTTCGCCGCCGACTCCTTCGCCGGCCGCTTCTGGACCATCATCGCCGGCTCCGTGGTCTACCAGTTCGGCATGATCGGCGTCGTCGTGTCCGCGCTCCTCCCTTCGCTCCGCCCGCCCCCGTGCAAACCACCGGCCACCCCGTGCCAGCGCGCCTCCGGGTGGCAGCTCGCCCTGCTCTACCTCTCGCTGCTGCTCACGTCGCTGGGGTCCGGCGGGATCCGGCCCTGCGTCGTGGCGTTCGGCGCCGACCAGTTCGAGCAGGACAGCAGCGGCGCCGCCGAGGCGGCGGCCAAGGCGGAGGCGGAGCGGAAGCGGCGCTACTTCAACCTCTACTTCTTCACCATGGGCTTCGCCGTGCTGCTGGCGCTCACGGTGGTGGTGTACATCCAGGAGAACGTCGGGTGGGGCTGGGGCTTCGGCATCCCGGCCATCGGCATGTTCATCTCCATCGTCGTGTTCCTCGCCGGCTACCCGCTCTACGTGCTGCTCAGGCCCGGCGGCAGCCCGTTCACGCGGCTCGCGCAGGTTGTCGCTGCCGCGTTCAAGAAGCGCAACGCCGCCGTGCCGGAGGACCCCGGCTTGCTGTACCAGGACAAGGAGCTCGACGCGCTCATCTCTACCAACGGCAGGCTCCTGCACACCAACCAGCTCAC GTTCTTCGACCGGGCAGCAATAGTGACGCCGGGCGACATCACCCCGTCCGGGCAACCCGACCTGTGGCGTCTGTCGACGGTGCACCGCGTGGAGGAGCTCAAGTCCATCCTCCGCTTGCTGCCCATCTGGTCGGCCGGCATCATGCTGGCCACCGCCGGCTCCCACAACTACACCTTCACCATCATGCAGGCGCGGACCATGGACCGGCACCTGGGGCCCGGCCACTTCCAGCTCCCGCCGGCGACGCTGACCATCTTCTCGACGGCCGCCATGCTCGTCACCCTGGCCTTCTACGACCGCGTCTTCGTGCCGCTGGCGCGCCGCGTCACGGGCCTGCCGTCGGGGATCACCTACTTCCAGCGCATGGGCATCGGGCTCGCCATCTCCGTGCTCAGCGTCGCGTCGGCCGCGCTCGTGGAGACCAAGCGCCGCGACGCCGCGGCGCGGCACGGGCTCCTGGACAGCCCCGCCGCCGTCGTGCCCATCAGCGTGTTCTGGCTCGTGCCCCAGTTCGCCGTCCACGGGATCGGCGACGCCTTCTCGTCGGTGGCGCACATGGAGTTCCTCTACGACCAGGCGCCCGAGAGCATGCGCAGCAGCGCCGTCGCGCTCTTCTGGCTCGCCGGCTCCATCGGGAGCTACATGGGCACGGTGCTCGTCACGGCGGTGCAGAGCGCCACCAGAGGGGCGTGGCTCCAGGACAACATCAACAAGGGGAGGCTCGACTACTACTACTGGCTCGTCACGTGTATCATGGTGCTCAACTTCGGATACTTTCTCGTCTGCTTCTACTTCTACACCATGAAGCCGCTGGAGGTGGCGGGTGATGACAATGGTGGTGACCATGACAAGGAGTGTGAGCTCTCGTCGTCGTCTCTCCGGAAAAATGGCGGTGGCGGCACCGGCGGTGGGATGGTGTAA